One genomic window of Nitrosomonas sp. Is35 includes the following:
- a CDS encoding filamentous haemagglutinin family protein: protein MNKNKQSTYANDSFQLKPLFLAIRTLLAGSITLMSNSYDVRAELPVPVDPAALASHGQAAASISGDSMIIKQISDRATLEWQSFNIGEHNSVKFDQPSATAISLNNIHQADPSRILGSLTANGQVYLVNQNGFLFGKDSQVNVNALVATTLGISEETFQRGITKVFDINNAAALQGNSEIYLKNEQGQFILDPNGEKIKIQIFVEAGAQIKTSGDNGRVILAAPVVTNAGTIQTPGGQTILAGAQDKVYLQEAGTKSDIRGLLVEVGTGGEVNNIGKILAERGNASLIGFAVNQEGIASATTSVQLDGSVRLLAREGIQDPSGTGGKLTGSVTTRRTEKDDGLGKSATVTLAEGSRTSVDLDADKTAKAIDAQPQESSKIEISAHEVHLKERSVLEAKSGIIDVKALDNLADASIKGSARIYLETGSTIDASGVKNVVLPMERNVVQVELRKNELRDAPFQRNGVLFAEKVSVDLRDATLVYDPNTGLLTSATIPIADIKGAVDRIERNIDERSTAGGSINLTSSGDVITQAGSKIDFSGGTVAYRDGYIETTKVVSGGFVSDIAHADPNRPYDAILNHFTKVHPKWGITESWAISGMALKHFERGYIEGKAGGNLTINAYEAMLNGVLDGTTVDGSLQRQQAQRADGSNFSIDLSRNNLFGKQNVVFSQNMDPPVPALKPNAPIPREANKKEPIALNIDAENLKKSGVRNVSVTTNGSVTIGPDVQLELPIGGKLTVAASGSDIQGSLTAPSGDITFKPVVVNSDQLLPNPITLGAHSQIDVSGRWVNDLQNIRSGLPLDPVSVDGGSVTLISEQGDLRLNDGSLINANGGAWLQIIGGTRGGRGGSVHLEAATVEPGGKSSSLILDGELSAFALNQGGQLHLASNEVVIGSAADVPARSASTVQPLLLAPDFFQKGGFSDFSLSANLYGLKVADNVNVRPIQQNFYLSTNAATQPTGADLTAFSSIVTLPEAIRQPANLHLSVAPSIAQNRQEQLTIGAGASIKTDIGGRVEMNSATSILIEGGIDAPAGTISATIDPPARGDTGFYNAQGIWLGANSSLNARGVFKEQLNPYGLHMGDVLPGGHIDLIANRGYIVSYAGSLIDVSGTRERVDFREPDQSGNAFVPVSRDIPSFGGQVTLKAGEGMLIDGTFKADGGTASGGGTLSAEINKGLRDKPEFPVGGGFFPDDVAALTNRPRSIVISAASDPVIPGDLSLGGNINTERYNGLAFFNNDQLSHSGFNALQLKTDVLGGDGQYRGSIRFNGDMQLAAHKEIILDTPSIETSSNQVSLNTTYAALGSTQSRIDTQLSQGLFDTRLAPNAAGGTGRFSVAAKGIDLVGGLSFNGFGQAELFSEGDVRAVGIQIRPDTKNFLGTFKFAGDLAITASQLYTATLTDYTFALGGTGQETLTILQGSGAQTPVLSAGGSLTINAPNIKQHGTIEVPFGSINLNAGNHLVLAHGSYTSVSGNSLTVPFGRGAAGINWLYPMTADGAINRLISSPPEKRLALTGTNVELQEGAKLDLSGGGDLYAYEFIPGPGGSRDILDPRAAGYVPKFAVMPGFNPALTPIDPLEFSSANLHAGDSVYLSAGSALKEGWYTLLPAHYALLPGAYLITPRPDIPDITPSQRFTDFTGATIVSGHYGTAAADIQNPRTQGFSVAPGTQARLFSEYTNYSANQFFAKAAEQKGIARPQLPEDAGSLAITTREHLTLAADLAAVPAKNGRGGQVDISADRLAIVGRQEDLLAPVPGTVKLLADDLNRLNAPSLLLGGVRGKDTRGQRVTVTAQNLNIDGNSHLQGQEIILAARDEVRVSSGALIESKKDGSGTAADLFIENSGATNSDGALLRVSSFNQVGLNRDRSVTGSTGVLTIEEGARLKADASMALDSTRNTVFDGLIDMNGGSLALKSSRISAGAAPLGTEGLVLKNIPLNLTELKLISTSDFDLYGDVVLQSKQLEINAARINGFNNAGLGAQINADSVTFRNPGFNSARTGTGTGALTLNAKNILLAEGDYAISGFGNTTFNVSNAITGLGLMQDAQTGNSTLAKPGSLSVAGDLNLNAAYFAGNSGSTTRIDASGHQINFNRLGSTVPGRSAGLGSAWSVTANAIAGNGFFDLPGGILELHALAGDINLNSGAQIDVSGRAVPFAELTRYAPAGRVVLSADAGNINFESDANIRLAGAAGSEASQIEHASKAGTLHVQVPKGQFNWHGDIDASASANTQGGSIRLDADNFGADGLSALNAKLAEAGFNQELSLRQRHGDIAIAAADTIKADQFNLTADQGKVTIAGRIDAGGDAAGSVNIYGANGIALGSTGAIAAKSTANGAKGGSVTLDTVHRQDAGSGLLDLSASGASIDVSGGSGGAGGDVHLRTGRDSNHAVNVTAINTRITGADPNHAVLEAARVYSGQSVITSDAIQAWKADTAAFMANRPLLANLSGTALQFLPGIEIQSKGDLTLQDRWDFMEGAWNEKTLSWDSNWRYSASDGQKTLPGFLTLRANNNLNINASLTDAFARTPIVGQKPENRFPDMIQPGLSWSYGLYAGGDINLAATDNRSSPAQVVVRTGTGSIDVEAGDDVRYLSNPGDAKAAAAIYTMGTPAQYTRGQLLAGSIPGAPARFSGESDTNYLNRLDPAWLNSVLRYGFANEVLLGTQFVAADYPTQGGDISIHAGGDIQGIATGQKISDWLVRSGVWDVNHRPTAWGINISGDTFSSRGVRTFNQNVGALGGGEVTIEAGGDIRNLSAMLPTTGKPLGTISAISGFATTWSANGTQINGGGALSVTAGNNIAGGEYYVGEGQANITAGGSYSASAEAGNALHLGDAQVNVSARNDLVLASVGNSTIRGQDSLPVGSGGTDSRFFTYSDRSAISLATTGGSVVLNNSPESGFGFSVYPGTLKTVAYSGDIRVNNSMTLFPSSQGQFELLAQRNISADRSAAQFFNIGMSNTDISLLPGIASPAQQVEGNLVSGIIRARERLNLTTPDPLLINAPVPVHLGNVSKPAVIAHLGDIAFATDKEATFYLPKAAEFVAGRDIKNLTLKGQNLAADDITRVQAGRNILYDTIINNDGNILSNIRKLELGGPGQLQVLAGESINLGSSNGIQTIGNLFNRTLSDEGGAAITILTGLAGKMDLAGFIKRYENTDKYRKILQGLADLPEAEQRQHLGTLLNVFYNEIKESASAAAAAPESKRKDLYERGFEAIKTLFPDESYSGNLGLVFSQIKTLDGGDINLAVPGGNVDVGLAGQLAGIRKTPEQLGLVVQQKGNLSAVVNDNFNVNQSRVFTLLGGNILVWSSEGSIDAGKGAKSAISAPPPVSVVDERGNIVTIFPPIVSGSGIQAVGKGNVVLAAPVGVVDAGEAGISGSQIVIAATAVIGASNIQASGGTVGVPTSVVAPTGVAGADGAAASAAQSASQSASRGGSGRDQDDKNKQKGVSMLSTDVVSYGDCSVKDIKEGKKGCGD from the coding sequence ATGAATAAGAACAAACAATCAACATACGCGAATGATAGTTTCCAGCTGAAACCATTGTTTCTGGCGATACGCACACTTTTGGCCGGTAGCATCACCCTGATGAGCAACAGTTATGATGTCCGCGCCGAATTGCCGGTGCCGGTTGATCCTGCCGCGCTCGCATCGCATGGGCAAGCTGCCGCCAGTATTTCCGGTGACAGTATGATTATTAAACAGATCTCGGATCGGGCGACGCTGGAGTGGCAGAGCTTCAATATCGGTGAACATAATAGTGTCAAATTCGATCAGCCTTCCGCAACGGCCATTTCATTAAACAATATTCACCAGGCTGATCCTAGCCGTATTCTCGGCTCCTTGACGGCCAATGGCCAAGTCTATCTGGTCAATCAAAACGGCTTTCTTTTCGGTAAGGACTCGCAAGTCAATGTGAATGCTTTGGTAGCCACGACCTTGGGTATCAGCGAAGAGACGTTCCAGCGCGGTATTACCAAGGTTTTCGATATCAATAATGCCGCAGCCTTGCAAGGCAATAGTGAGATTTATCTGAAGAACGAGCAGGGTCAGTTCATCCTGGATCCGAATGGCGAAAAAATAAAGATTCAGATTTTTGTCGAAGCCGGCGCGCAGATTAAAACCAGCGGCGACAATGGCCGTGTGATACTGGCGGCGCCTGTGGTTACCAATGCAGGCACGATTCAAACACCAGGCGGCCAGACCATTCTTGCTGGGGCGCAAGATAAAGTGTATTTGCAAGAGGCTGGTACCAAATCCGATATTCGCGGGCTTTTGGTCGAAGTCGGAACCGGCGGTGAAGTCAATAATATCGGCAAGATTCTGGCGGAACGCGGCAATGCGAGTCTAATCGGCTTTGCCGTGAATCAGGAAGGCATTGCGTCGGCGACTACTTCGGTGCAATTGGACGGATCGGTCCGGCTGCTGGCGCGTGAAGGTATTCAAGATCCGAGCGGCACGGGCGGAAAATTAACGGGCAGCGTCACGACACGCAGAACCGAAAAGGATGATGGTTTAGGCAAAAGCGCCACCGTGACGCTGGCCGAAGGCAGCCGCACCAGCGTTGATCTGGATGCCGATAAAACGGCGAAGGCCATCGATGCGCAGCCGCAGGAATCCTCCAAAATTGAAATCAGCGCACACGAAGTTCATTTGAAAGAACGCTCCGTGCTCGAAGCAAAATCGGGGATTATCGATGTCAAGGCACTGGATAATCTGGCCGATGCGTCCATTAAAGGAAGCGCCCGCATCTATCTTGAAACCGGCAGCACAATCGATGCATCCGGAGTCAAGAACGTCGTGTTGCCGATGGAACGTAATGTTGTGCAAGTCGAGTTGCGCAAGAACGAATTGCGCGATGCGCCTTTTCAACGTAATGGCGTTTTATTTGCCGAGAAAGTATCGGTTGATTTGCGCGATGCGACGCTGGTCTATGACCCGAATACCGGTTTACTGACCAGCGCTACCATCCCGATCGCGGATATCAAGGGCGCGGTTGATCGCATTGAGCGGAATATTGATGAGCGCAGCACAGCGGGCGGTTCCATCAATTTGACTTCCAGCGGCGATGTGATTACGCAAGCGGGCAGCAAGATAGATTTCTCCGGTGGTACGGTTGCCTATCGCGATGGCTATATCGAAACCACTAAAGTGGTTTCCGGCGGCTTTGTTTCCGATATTGCGCACGCCGATCCCAACCGTCCTTATGACGCCATACTGAATCATTTCACAAAAGTTCATCCGAAATGGGGCATCACCGAAAGCTGGGCGATTTCCGGCATGGCGCTCAAGCACTTTGAACGCGGTTATATCGAAGGTAAAGCGGGCGGCAATCTGACGATTAATGCCTATGAGGCGATGCTGAATGGTGTTCTGGACGGCACGACTGTTGATGGTTCCTTGCAGAGACAACAAGCTCAGCGCGCCGATGGCAGCAATTTCTCGATCGATTTAAGCCGGAACAACCTGTTCGGTAAACAAAATGTAGTGTTCAGCCAGAACATGGATCCGCCGGTACCGGCACTGAAACCGAATGCGCCAATACCGCGAGAGGCTAATAAAAAAGAACCCATCGCACTGAATATCGATGCGGAAAATCTCAAAAAATCCGGCGTACGGAACGTCAGTGTCACGACCAACGGTTCGGTTACCATCGGCCCGGATGTGCAACTTGAATTGCCCATAGGCGGCAAGTTGACGGTAGCGGCGAGCGGTAGCGACATTCAAGGATCGCTGACAGCACCGTCTGGCGATATCACTTTCAAGCCGGTGGTCGTCAATAGCGATCAGTTGCTGCCGAACCCGATAACCTTGGGCGCGCATTCACAAATCGATGTCAGCGGGCGCTGGGTGAATGATCTGCAGAACATCCGTTCGGGCCTGCCATTGGATCCGGTATCGGTTGACGGCGGTTCGGTCACGCTGATCAGCGAACAGGGGGATTTGCGGTTAAATGATGGCAGTCTGATCAACGCCAATGGCGGCGCTTGGTTGCAAATCATCGGTGGCACCCGGGGGGGGCGCGGCGGATCGGTTCATCTTGAAGCGGCTACTGTCGAGCCGGGCGGTAAATCATCCAGCTTGATACTCGATGGCGAGTTATCGGCTTTCGCGCTCAATCAAGGCGGTCAGCTGCATCTGGCTTCCAATGAAGTGGTTATTGGCAGCGCTGCGGATGTGCCCGCGCGTTCCGCTTCGACTGTCCAGCCTTTGCTGCTGGCGCCGGATTTTTTCCAGAAGGGCGGTTTCTCCGATTTTAGTTTGAGTGCGAATCTCTATGGACTGAAAGTGGCCGATAATGTCAACGTCCGTCCTATTCAGCAGAATTTTTATTTGTCGACCAATGCCGCCACCCAGCCCACCGGCGCTGATTTGACGGCATTCAGTTCGATCGTGACATTACCGGAAGCAATCCGCCAGCCCGCCAATCTGCATCTTTCAGTTGCACCGTCGATCGCGCAGAATCGCCAGGAGCAATTGACAATCGGCGCAGGCGCATCGATTAAAACCGATATTGGCGGCCGGGTTGAGATGAATTCGGCAACTTCTATCCTGATCGAAGGCGGTATCGATGCACCCGCCGGGACAATCAGCGCAACCATCGATCCGCCAGCGCGTGGCGATACCGGTTTTTATAACGCGCAAGGCATCTGGCTGGGTGCAAACAGCAGCCTGAATGCACGGGGTGTTTTCAAAGAACAGTTGAATCCTTATGGCTTGCACATGGGCGATGTTTTGCCGGGCGGGCATATCGATCTCATCGCCAATAGAGGTTACATCGTCAGCTATGCCGGTTCTTTAATCGATGTGAGCGGTACGCGCGAACGCGTTGATTTTCGTGAGCCGGATCAAAGCGGCAATGCATTTGTGCCGGTCTCACGCGATATCCCTTCGTTTGGCGGTCAAGTCACTTTGAAAGCGGGTGAAGGGATGTTAATCGACGGTACCTTCAAAGCGGATGGCGGCACGGCTTCCGGCGGCGGCACACTGTCCGCCGAAATCAACAAAGGGCTGCGCGATAAACCGGAATTCCCCGTGGGCGGCGGCTTTTTCCCGGACGATGTGGCCGCGCTTACCAATAGACCGCGCAGCATCGTTATTTCAGCCGCATCAGATCCCGTGATACCGGGCGATTTATCGCTGGGCGGTAATATCAATACGGAACGTTACAATGGCTTGGCTTTTTTCAATAATGATCAATTAAGCCACTCCGGATTCAACGCATTACAGCTTAAAACCGATGTGCTTGGCGGCGATGGCCAGTACCGCGGAAGCATTCGTTTCAATGGCGATATGCAGCTGGCAGCGCATAAGGAAATCATTCTGGATACACCCAGTATCGAGACTTCCAGCAACCAGGTCAGTTTGAACACAACCTATGCCGCGCTGGGATCCACGCAAAGCCGTATCGATACGCAATTATCGCAAGGCTTATTCGATACCCGGCTGGCGCCAAATGCAGCGGGCGGCACAGGGCGGTTTTCGGTGGCGGCGAAAGGAATTGATTTGGTTGGCGGCCTGAGTTTTAACGGTTTTGGCCAGGCTGAATTATTCAGCGAAGGCGATGTGCGCGCCGTGGGCATTCAGATAAGACCGGACACGAAAAACTTTCTCGGCACATTCAAATTTGCGGGTGATTTGGCGATAACCGCCTCGCAGTTGTATACCGCGACATTGACCGATTATACGTTTGCGCTCGGCGGTACTGGGCAGGAAACGCTGACTATTCTGCAAGGCTCCGGTGCACAAACACCGGTGCTCTCCGCAGGTGGCAGTCTGACGATTAACGCGCCGAACATTAAGCAACATGGCACCATCGAGGTTCCATTCGGCAGCATTAATCTGAATGCCGGTAATCATTTGGTATTGGCGCACGGTAGTTATACTTCGGTATCGGGCAACAGCTTAACCGTACCGTTTGGCCGCGGTGCGGCGGGTATTAATTGGTTGTACCCGATGACAGCCGATGGCGCAATTAACCGGCTGATTTCGTCGCCGCCGGAAAAACGGCTGGCGCTGACGGGTACCAACGTTGAATTGCAAGAAGGCGCCAAGCTTGATCTGTCGGGCGGTGGCGATTTGTATGCCTACGAATTCATTCCGGGTCCGGGCGGGTCACGCGATATTCTGGATCCGCGCGCTGCCGGTTATGTTCCTAAATTCGCGGTAATGCCGGGTTTCAATCCGGCCCTGACGCCGATTGATCCGCTGGAATTTTCATCAGCGAATTTGCATGCCGGCGATAGCGTTTATCTGAGCGCCGGTTCCGCCTTGAAAGAGGGCTGGTATACCTTACTGCCTGCACACTACGCCTTGTTACCCGGCGCGTATCTGATCACACCAAGACCGGATATTCCGGATATTACACCGAGTCAGCGCTTTACTGATTTTACCGGCGCAACGATTGTTTCCGGGCACTACGGCACGGCGGCCGCCGATATTCAAAATCCCCGCACGCAAGGTTTCTCGGTGGCGCCGGGAACACAGGCGAGACTCTTCTCCGAATATACCAATTATTCCGCCAATCAGTTTTTTGCCAAAGCGGCAGAGCAAAAGGGCATCGCCCGTCCACAGTTGCCCGAGGATGCGGGCAGTCTGGCAATCACCACGCGTGAGCATCTGACGCTGGCAGCGGATCTGGCGGCGGTTCCCGCCAAAAACGGCAGGGGCGGGCAAGTGGATATCAGTGCCGACCGCTTAGCCATTGTAGGCCGCCAGGAAGATTTGCTGGCGCCGGTTCCCGGTACAGTCAAATTACTGGCTGACGATCTGAACCGCTTAAATGCTCCCAGCTTGCTGCTCGGCGGGGTGCGTGGAAAAGATACGAGGGGTCAACGGGTAACGGTAACCGCACAAAACCTGAATATCGATGGAAATAGTCATTTGCAGGGCCAGGAAATCATTTTGGCGGCACGTGATGAAGTGAGAGTTTCTTCCGGTGCGCTGATCGAAAGCAAAAAAGATGGCAGTGGCACGGCGGCGGATTTGTTTATCGAAAACAGCGGCGCAACCAATAGCGATGGCGCATTGTTGCGGGTTTCTTCCTTCAATCAAGTGGGACTGAACCGTGACCGCAGTGTTACTGGCAGTACCGGTGTTTTGACCATTGAAGAAGGCGCGCGGCTGAAAGCGGACGCTTCCATGGCGCTCGATTCCACCAGAAATACGGTATTTGACGGTCTTATCGATATGAATGGCGGTTCGCTGGCATTGAAATCCAGCCGCATCAGCGCGGGCGCCGCGCCGCTTGGCACGGAAGGGCTGGTGCTGAAGAATATTCCCTTGAATCTCACTGAGCTGAAGTTAATCAGTACATCCGATTTCGATTTGTACGGCGATGTCGTTTTGCAATCGAAGCAGCTTGAAATCAACGCAGCGCGAATCAATGGCTTCAATAATGCGGGTCTCGGTGCGCAGATCAATGCGGATAGCGTTACTTTCAGAAATCCGGGCTTCAATTCCGCCCGGACCGGCACGGGTACAGGCGCGTTAACGCTGAATGCGAAAAATATCCTGCTGGCGGAAGGCGACTATGCCATTTCCGGTTTCGGTAACACCACCTTCAATGTGTCCAATGCGATTACCGGATTGGGGTTAATGCAGGATGCGCAAACCGGCAATAGCACTTTGGCCAAGCCAGGTTCATTAAGCGTAGCCGGAGACCTGAATTTGAATGCCGCTTATTTTGCCGGTAATTCCGGTTCCACTACGCGCATTGATGCCAGCGGTCATCAAATCAACTTTAACCGGCTGGGCAGCACTGTGCCGGGAAGATCCGCAGGGCTGGGATCGGCATGGTCGGTAACAGCCAATGCAATTGCCGGTAATGGTTTCTTTGATCTGCCGGGAGGTATTCTTGAGTTACATGCGTTAGCCGGTGATATTAATCTGAATAGCGGTGCACAGATCGATGTTTCAGGCCGTGCCGTGCCATTCGCAGAACTGACTCGATATGCGCCAGCGGGGCGCGTTGTATTGTCGGCCGATGCTGGGAATATTAATTTTGAAAGCGACGCGAACATCCGGCTTGCCGGTGCGGCGGGCAGCGAAGCCAGTCAGATTGAGCATGCCAGCAAGGCTGGCACGCTGCACGTTCAAGTTCCCAAAGGTCAGTTCAATTGGCACGGTGATATTGACGCATCGGCTTCTGCAAACACCCAAGGCGGAAGCATCCGCTTGGACGCGGATAATTTTGGCGCGGATGGTTTGTCCGCGTTGAACGCCAAATTAGCGGAGGCGGGATTTAATCAGGAATTAAGCCTGCGCCAGCGTCATGGCGATATCGCAATCGCTGCGGCCGATACGATCAAAGCCGATCAATTCAATCTGACTGCCGATCAAGGGAAAGTCACTATCGCAGGCCGGATCGATGCAGGGGGCGATGCTGCCGGTTCCGTCAATATCTACGGCGCTAATGGTATCGCGCTGGGTTCCACCGGCGCAATTGCGGCTAAATCTACTGCGAATGGCGCAAAAGGCGGCAGCGTGACCTTGGATACCGTGCACCGGCAGGACGCCGGTAGCGGCTTGCTGGATTTATCCGCTTCCGGCGCATCGATCGATGTTTCCGGCGGCAGTGGCGGCGCTGGCGGGGATGTCCATTTACGCACCGGCAGGGATTCGAATCATGCCGTTAACGTTACAGCGATCAATACGCGCATTACCGGCGCTGATCCGAATCATGCGGTGCTCGAAGCGGCCCGGGTTTATTCCGGTCAATCGGTCATTACGAGCGATGCCATCCAAGCGTGGAAAGCCGACACCGCTGCATTCATGGCGAACAGGCCGTTGCTGGCGAATCTTTCCGGAACGGCACTGCAATTTTTGCCGGGCATAGAAATACAAAGCAAAGGTGATTTGACGCTGCAAGATCGCTGGGATTTCATGGAAGGCGCATGGAATGAAAAAACGCTGAGCTGGGATTCCAACTGGCGCTACTCGGCTTCGGACGGACAAAAAACATTGCCGGGCTTTCTCACTCTGAGAGCCAATAACAATCTCAATATCAATGCCTCATTAACCGACGCCTTTGCGAGAACCCCCATCGTTGGCCAGAAACCGGAAAACCGTTTCCCTGACATGATACAGCCGGGTTTATCCTGGAGTTATGGTTTATATGCAGGCGGCGATATCAATCTGGCAGCAACCGATAATCGATCAAGCCCGGCCCAGGTGGTGGTCCGGACGGGTACCGGCAGTATTGATGTGGAAGCCGGAGATGATGTGCGCTACCTGAGTAATCCCGGCGATGCAAAAGCCGCGGCCGCGATTTATACCATGGGCACACCCGCACAGTACACGCGCGGTCAGTTATTGGCGGGCAGTATTCCCGGCGCGCCTGCGCGTTTTTCCGGCGAATCTGACACCAATTATTTGAACCGTCTCGATCCGGCGTGGTTAAACAGTGTGTTGCGGTATGGTTTTGCCAATGAGGTTTTGCTGGGCACGCAGTTTGTTGCGGCGGATTATCCGACGCAAGGCGGCGACATCTCGATCCATGCCGGGGGAGACATACAAGGCATTGCAACCGGCCAAAAAATCAGTGACTGGCTGGTGCGCAGCGGCGTTTGGGACGTGAATCACCGGCCCACAGCTTGGGGTATCAATATCAGTGGCGATACTTTCAGTAGCCGCGGTGTTAGAACGTTTAATCAGAATGTCGGTGCGTTGGGCGGCGGTGAGGTTACGATTGAAGCCGGCGGGGATATCCGCAATTTATCCGCAATGCTGCCCACCACGGGTAAACCGCTCGGGACGATTAGTGCCATTTCCGGCTTTGCCACCACCTGGAGTGCTAACGGTACCCAGATTAATGGCGGTGGCGCATTGTCGGTTACGGCTGGTAATAACATCGCCGGTGGCGAATATTATGTCGGCGAGGGACAGGCCAATATAACCGCAGGCGGCAGTTACTCCGCATCGGCGGAAGCAGGAAACGCGCTGCATCTAGGTGATGCGCAGGTCAATGTCAGTGCGCGCAATGACCTGGTTCTGGCATCCGTGGGCAATTCCACGATACGCGGTCAGGATTCTTTACCGGTTGGTTCCGGCGGTACCGATTCGCGCTTTTTTACTTACAGTGATCGCAGTGCCATTTCACTTGCAACAACCGGCGGCAGCGTGGTCCTGAATAACAGCCCCGAATCGGGGTTCGGTTTCAGCGTGTACCCGGGCACTTTGAAAACGGTTGCGTACTCCGGCGACATCCGTGTCAATAATTCGATGACCTTGTTTCCGTCATCCCAAGGTCAATTTGAGCTGCTGGCGCAGAGAAATATATCCGCAGATAGAAGCGCCGCACAGTTCTTTAATATCGGCATGTCCAATACGGATATTTCATTGTTGCCAGGTATCGCTTCACCCGCGCAGCAAGTCGAAGGCAATTTGGTCAGCGGTATTATCCGCGCGCGCGAACGTCTGAATCTGACCACGCCTGATCCGCTCCTTATCAATGCGCCGGTCCCGGTACATTTGGGCAACGTCAGCAAACCTGCGGTCATTGCGCATTTGGGTGACATCGCATTCGCCACTGATAAGGAAGCGACCTTTTATTTGCCTAAGGCTGCCGAATTTGTTGCAGGCCGGGACATCAAGAATCTGACCCTGAAAGGCCAGAATCTGGCGGCTGACGATATTACTCGCGTACAAGCGGGACGAAATATCCTGTACGACACGATCATCAATAACGATGGAAATATTCTTTCCAATATCAGAAAGCTGGAGCTTGGCGGGCCGGGTCAATTGCAAGTGCTGGCTGGGGAAAGCATCAATCTCGGCAGCTCCAACGGCATTCAAACCATCGGCAATTTATTCAACCGCACGTTGAGCGACGAAGGTGGAGCGGCGATTACGATTCTGACCGGTTTGGCCGGGAAAATGGATTTGGCCGGTTTTATCAAGCGTTATGAGAATACCGACAAATATCGAAAAATCCTGCAAGGGCTTGCCGATTTGCCGGAAGCTGAACAGCGCCAGCATCTGGGTACGTTGTTGAATGTTTTTTACAATGAAATCAAAGAATCCGCATCGGCTGCGGCGGCTGCGCCCGAATCAAAACGCAAGGATCTTTACGAACGCGGCTTCGAAGCGATCAAAACGCTTTTTCCGGATGAATCCTATAGCGGAAATCTCGGTTTGGTATTCAGTCAGATTAAAACGTTGGACGGTGGCGACATCAATCTGGCGGTTCCCGGGGGTAATGTCGATGTCGGCCTGGCCGGACAATTGGCGGGGATTCGTAAAACCCCGGAACAACTGGGTCTGGTCGTACAGCAGAAGGGTAATCTCAGTGCTGTAGTCAATGACAATTTCAATGTCAATCAATCGCGCGTCTTTACTTTACTCGGTGGCAACATTCTCGTGTGGTCGTCCGAAGGCAGCATCGATGCCGGTAAAGGCGCTAAGTCAGCGATCTCCGCACCGCCGCCAGTCAGCGTGGTGGATGAGCGCGGCAATATCGTCACCATTTTCCCGCCGATCGTGTCCGGCAGCGGCATACAAGCGGTCGGGAAGGGAAATGTGGTATTGGCCGCGCCGGTGGGGGTGGTGGATGCCGGTGAAGCGGGTATCAGCGGCAGTCAAATTGTGATTGCGGCAACGGCGGTGATTGGCGCTTCCAATATTCAAGCTTCGGGCGGCACGGTGGGTGTGCCCACCAGTGTTGTCGCGCCGACCGGCGTGGCCGGTGCGGATGGCGCTGCTGCCAGCGCGGCGCAATCGGCATCGCAATCCGCGTCGCGTGGAGGTTCAGGGCGCGATCAGGATGACAAGAATAAACAGAAGGGAGTCAGCATGTTGAGCACTGATGTGGTGAGTTATGGCGATTGCAGTGTGAAAGACATCAAGGAAGGAAAGAAAGGTTGCGGTGATTAA